A stretch of Sulfurimonas xiamenensis DNA encodes these proteins:
- a CDS encoding helix-turn-helix domain-containing protein — protein MENLQEISQEEIQELHRKIADNVKKIRKQKNISQLNLAHSIGHKTVSTIAKIEAGHENKHYNIEQLYKIANVLQVDIRDFFILSK, from the coding sequence ATAGAAAATTTACAGGAAATCTCACAGGAAGAGATACAAGAACTGCACCGCAAAATAGCTGATAATGTTAAAAAGATACGCAAACAAAAAAATATATCACAATTAAATTTAGCTCATTCTATCGGTCACAAAACTGTAAGTACAATTGCAAAGATTGAAGCTGGTCACGAAAACAAGCATTACAATATAGAACAACTCTATAAAATCGCTAATGTTCTTCAAGTAGATATTAGAGATTTTTTTATACTCTCAAAATAA
- a CDS encoding recombinase family protein → MAKTIGYIRVSTDQQDLQNQQHSILNYANKNTLGKVEFIEVKMSTRKKDEDRKIDELFETLQAGDHLIVSELSRIGRSVVNVVTIVNQLIALGVNLHILKEQLFIKPNEQNPFTDFQINIFSAFAQLERDLISKRTKEALQARKAKGIKLGKPVGTIQGSIYDKDKEKIKELHSLGVTLTNISKKHLGYGTIKSLSEYVKNKLDKEK, encoded by the coding sequence ATGGCAAAAACTATAGGGTATATTCGAGTAAGCACTGACCAACAAGATTTACAAAATCAACAGCACTCTATTTTAAACTATGCAAATAAAAATACTCTTGGTAAAGTAGAGTTTATTGAAGTGAAGATGAGCACTCGCAAAAAAGATGAAGATAGAAAAATAGATGAGCTTTTTGAAACTTTACAAGCTGGTGATCATCTAATAGTATCTGAACTTAGTCGTATAGGAAGAAGTGTCGTAAATGTTGTTACTATTGTAAATCAACTCATAGCACTTGGCGTAAATCTTCATATTCTCAAAGAACAGCTTTTTATAAAACCAAACGAGCAAAACCCTTTCACAGATTTCCAAATAAATATTTTTTCAGCTTTTGCACAACTTGAAAGAGATCTAATAAGCAAAAGAACAAAAGAAGCATTGCAAGCTAGAAAAGCAAAGGGAATAAAACTTGGCAAACCAGTTGGAACTATTCAAGGAAGCATTTACGATAAAGACAAAGAGAAAATCAAAGAGCTTCATAGTCTTGGAGTAACTCTTACAAATATCTCAAAAAAGCATTTAGGCTATGGAACTATTAAAAGCTTGAGTGAATATGTAAAAAACAAACTTGATAAGGAGAAATAG